From Vicinamibacteria bacterium:
GGAGACATCCGAGTTCGAGCCGGTCAGCGTCGACGACTACACCGAGTTCGAGCCGGTTCTCGAGCCGCCTTCTCAGGAGCAGGAAACGCGGCCGGTCGCGTCCGCAGAGCCGAAGGTGCCCCCGCCGAGCCCCGCCGCCAAGCCGCCGTCGGCACCCACACCGCCGCCCCCCGCGCGGGAGCCGATCGAGGAAGCCCCGGTTTCCGGTCGCGATGGCGTCGACGAAGCGCTCATCGAACGGGTGGCGCAGCGCGTGGTGGACAGGCTCTCCGCCAAAGTCATTCAGGAGATTGCGTGGGAAGTAGTACCCGAGCTCGCGGAGGGACTCATCCGTAAAGAGATCGAGGTGCTGAAAGCCAAGATCCCCAAGTAGGCGCGACCCCACATGGAAGCCCGCCTGGGCTCCCTGTTGCGAGAACGGCAGTCGAGCTGGGGAGCTTGTCTCGTCAATATCGAGCGAACCGGGTCGACCAACACCGAATGCTTTGCGCTCGGAAGGGCGGGAGCTCCCGAAGGAACCCTGGTGCTCGCCGGTCGGCAGGAGCGAGGAAGGGGTCGCTGGAACCGGCCGTGGGAATCGGTCGAAGGCGGTCTCTATCTGAGCATTCTCCTGCGGCCTCAGTCTCGGCGGACCCCGCTGACTCTTCTGCCTCTTCTCGTGGCGGTTTCGGTAGCCGAGGCCGCGCGGGAGTTGACCGGTGTGCGAATCCGGCTGCGCTGGCCGAACGACCTTTACGTCGCCGGCCGCAAGCTGGGCGGGATTTTGTGTGAGTCGAGCCACATCGGCTCGAGAACTGACTTCACCGTCGCCGGGATCGGCGTCAACGTGAATCAAACGCAAGAGGATTTCACCGGCCCTCTTGCGCAAGAGGCAACCTCGTTGCGGCTCGCTTCAGGACGCTCGTGGGAGCCGGCTCTCCTCGCTGACGCCATCATCGGCAGATTAGAGCAGCAATACGAGCTGGACGATGCCGCCCAAGTACTGGAACGTTGGAAAGCGAGCTCTGAGGGCGCCGGCGACGCGCCGATCCGACTCGTGACCCGCGAGGGAGAGAGCCAGGCCGCGGTCACCGACGGCATCGCCGACGATGGCGGCCTCCGGGTGAGGCTCGACGACGGGTCCGTCAGGATCTTGTACTCTGAAGACGTCGTCATGGTCAGAGAGCGTTAGGTTTGGACGCAGAGAGCTACTATGCGTCGGTCGAGTCTCACTTCGTTGCGAAACGTGGGAGTCCCCTGTTCATAACGCCCAGCGAATGGAATCTGGTATGGCGTTGGGAGCAGTCGGGCATTCCTCTCGAAATCGTGAAGGAGGCGATCGATCGCGTCTTCGAGCGACCCCAGGCATCGCAGAAGCGCCGAAAGCTGGGATATTGCCGGCAGGCCGTCGATGCCGCCTTTCGACGTTTTCGCGAGGCGCGTCTGGGTGAGGGGACGACTCCCGCCCAGGAAGCACCCGTTGATTTCGTCGCGCGATTGTCCGGTCTTGCGGCTCGGTTGATGAAAGCCGCTGAGAGTTCTCGAGACCGACTCCTTGGGGAAACGGTGCGGGCCCTGGCGTGCGAGGTGGCGGCCACGGATGTCGCCCGGGGTGCCGCCAAGCTCGAATCGAAGCTTGCCGAGATCGATGCGCGCCTCCTGGCTGCTCTGGAGCTCGCATTCGACGAGCCCGTCCGCTCCTCGTTGCGCACCGAGGCCGAGCGTTCGCTCGAATCCTATCGCGACCGGATGCCGGAGAAGGTCTATCGAAGGGCGCTCGAAAGCGCCTACCACCGCAGACTTCGCTCTCGGCTGGGTCTCGGCCCGCTCAGCCTCTTCTGATGTTCGAAGTCCGTATCACCAAAATCATCGCCGGCGGTCATGGGCTGGGTCGGCACGAAGGACGCGCCGTAATCGTCCCGGGCACGGCCGCGGGGGAGACTCACCGGGTTCGAGCCGTCGCCGAGAAGAAGGACTTCATCGAAGCCCGATCGGTGGAGCGCGTGACCGACTCACCGTTTCGCCGAGAGCCTCCATGCCCCTATTACGGGCTCTGCGGCGGCTGCGCTCTGATGCATCTCGAGCCCGCCACCCAGCTCACCGCGAAACGCACCATCCTGCAGGAAAGCCTGCGAAGGGCGGGCTACTCGGATCCCGTCGAGCAGGTCGAGATCTGCGGCTCGCCTGAGCTCCGGTATCGCACCCGGCTGCGCTTCCATGTCGACCGCAAGGGAAGCCGGCCGGTGCTAGGGTTTCGGCAGCGTCAAAGCCGGGAGGTGGTCGATATCGAGCACTGTCTTCTAGGATCGGCGGATTTGAACGCGGCGTGGCACGGAGTCAGGCGACTCGTTGCCGAAAGGCCGGCATTCGCGAGACACCTGGAGCAAGTGGAATTTCAGGAGTCGAGCGTCGACCCCGGGAGGATCGTGGGCCGGTTTCTCGTCAGATCGATCGATGGGCTACGGTTTCTCGAACAGCGCGGTCTCTCGGCGTTGCGGGACGCCGGCCGTCTCGATGGGATCGTCGCCTCGACGTCGCGCCGAGGGCCACGCATCCGGCTCGGGTCGCGATCCGTTGCTCACTCCGTCTCCGGGTTCCTCCTCGAGCAGTCGACCGAGAGCTTCTTTCAAGCGAACCGCTTCCTTCTCGAGGAGCTCGTCTCCGCGGTGGTGCCGGAAACGTCGGTCGACCGCGCCATCGACCTCTATTGCGGCGTCGGCCTATTCACGTTGCCGCTTTCGCGGATGGCGAAGCGCGTTTTTGGCATCGAGACCGTCCCCACCTCCATTCGCGACGCTCGCGCAAACGCGAAGAGAGCCGAGCTCCAAAACGTGCGGTTCCGCCGAATGGATGCAGCCCGCTATCTGGATCGGACACCGCTTCGAGTGGATGACCTCATCGTCGCCGACCCGCCGAGAGGTGGCCTGGCACTCGAGACGCTCGAAGCCATCGGCGGAAGCCCCGTCCGATCGTTGCGGTACGTCTCCTGCGACCCTCCGGCATTGGCTCGGGACGTCGCGCGTCTGCAACGGTACGGCTTTCGAATCGAGTCGCTCCGACTTCTCGACCTGTTTCCCAATACCCACCTGTTCGAGACCGTGGCTCGGCTCAGTCGCTAGCCCGCGTCTACTTCCACGGGATCCGTGAGGTGTCCGGCCGTCCCTCTTGCCTTGGCCTTCACGGTCGGAATCCTGCTCCCGGGGGGACGGTCTCCTTTGGTGGCGTCGTCTCTCGGAGCCGCTGCTCTAGGGTCTTCGTTCTGGTCTCTCCGGAGAAACCGCCTTCGTGCCGCATCGTTCTCCGTACTTCTGGCGTTTCTCGCCATCGGCAAAACGGCGCGTGATGTCCGTTCCGAAGGAGACATCGGTCTCACGGTCCGCGCCCTGTTCGAACGTCTCGGAGCGAGAGCCTTCGTCGACCCGAGCCGAGTGACGGGGACGCTCCGGGTCGAGCCCGAGCTGGGCTCCGAAGACACGACCCTCACGCTCGAGGTGAACGGCATCCGGATGGGCGGGGCTCGGGGGGAGATCCCGGTCCGGGGGGGCATCCGGGCGACGGTGTACGGAAGTTTCAACGAGAAGCTGTCGGCGCTCGCAGCCGGTGACGGCGTCGTGCTGTGGGGTCGGCTACGTCGTCCTCGCGCGTTCGGTAATCCCGCCGCCTTCGACGTCGAGAGCTACCTCGAGCGCGAGAACGTCGACGCGGTGGCCTCGGTCAAGAGCGCGCTCCTCGTGGAGCTCGAGCCACGACGGCCGACCGTCTCCTCGGCGATGTCCTTCGTGCGCGTTTTGGCCCGCCGAAGACTCGAACACGCCCTGGCGGGGAACGAATCGACACTCGGGGTGGTCCTCGCTCTGACGACGGGAGATCGCTCCCGGCTCCCCCCCGACCTGGAGCGCCTCTACCAGGCATCGGGCATCTACCACGTGATGGCCATCAGCGGAGCCCACGTCGCCATCATCGCCTGGGCGCTCCACGCTCTGATGAAGCGTCTTGCGATCGACGAAGCTCCGCGACTCGTCCTCCTCTTGCTCGTGCTGCCGCTCTACGCTGGCTTTTGTAGCGGTCGGCCGCCGGTGGTCCGCGCCGTGGTGATGGCCTGCGTTCTTGTCGGCGCGAGGCTATCCAGCTTGGATCGACCGGGAGCCAATGCGCTCGCGGTCGGGGCAACGGCGCTCCTGGCTTTCGAGCCCCGTTGGCTCGGTGACCCCGGCTTCCAGCTCAGTTTCGCGGCGATGGCCGGCATCCTGCTCCTGACGGAGCCGCTCTCGAGAAGGCTGCGACGGCTGGGTGTCTGCGCCACGCCCCTTTCCCTGTCGATTTCGGCACAGCTCGGCGTCGTCCCTCTCGCCGCCTGGCACTTCCAGCGGCTGACCCCGCTGGCACCGATCGCGAGCTTGATTGCCTTGCCGCTCGCCGGCTGTCTCGTCGTGCTCGGGCTCGTGGGTGTTCTCGTATCGGGAATACCGGTCGTGAGCGACGTCCTCAGGGAGTTGG
This genomic window contains:
- a CDS encoding biotin--[acetyl-CoA-carboxylase] ligase; this translates as MEARLGSLLRERQSSWGACLVNIERTGSTNTECFALGRAGAPEGTLVLAGRQERGRGRWNRPWESVEGGLYLSILLRPQSRRTPLTLLPLLVAVSVAEAARELTGVRIRLRWPNDLYVAGRKLGGILCESSHIGSRTDFTVAGIGVNVNQTQEDFTGPLAQEATSLRLASGRSWEPALLADAIIGRLEQQYELDDAAQVLERWKASSEGAGDAPIRLVTREGESQAAVTDGIADDGGLRVRLDDGSVRILYSEDVVMVRER
- the rlmD gene encoding 23S rRNA (uracil(1939)-C(5))-methyltransferase RlmD; translated protein: MFEVRITKIIAGGHGLGRHEGRAVIVPGTAAGETHRVRAVAEKKDFIEARSVERVTDSPFRREPPCPYYGLCGGCALMHLEPATQLTAKRTILQESLRRAGYSDPVEQVEICGSPELRYRTRLRFHVDRKGSRPVLGFRQRQSREVVDIEHCLLGSADLNAAWHGVRRLVAERPAFARHLEQVEFQESSVDPGRIVGRFLVRSIDGLRFLEQRGLSALRDAGRLDGIVASTSRRGPRIRLGSRSVAHSVSGFLLEQSTESFFQANRFLLEELVSAVVPETSVDRAIDLYCGVGLFTLPLSRMAKRVFGIETVPTSIRDARANAKRAELQNVRFRRMDAARYLDRTPLRVDDLIVADPPRGGLALETLEAIGGSPVRSLRYVSCDPPALARDVARLQRYGFRIESLRLLDLFPNTHLFETVARLSR
- a CDS encoding DNA internalization-related competence protein ComEC/Rec2, whose translation is MASSLGAAALGSSFWSLRRNRLRAASFSVLLAFLAIGKTARDVRSEGDIGLTVRALFERLGARAFVDPSRVTGTLRVEPELGSEDTTLTLEVNGIRMGGARGEIPVRGGIRATVYGSFNEKLSALAAGDGVVLWGRLRRPRAFGNPAAFDVESYLERENVDAVASVKSALLVELEPRRPTVSSAMSFVRVLARRRLEHALAGNESTLGVVLALTTGDRSRLPPDLERLYQASGIYHVMAISGAHVAIIAWALHALMKRLAIDEAPRLVLLLLVLPLYAGFCSGRPPVVRAVVMACVLVGARLSSLDRPGANALAVGATALLAFEPRWLGDPGFQLSFAAMAGILLLTEPLSRRLRRLGVCATPLSLSISAQLGVVPLAAWHFQRLTPLAPIASLIALPLAGCLVVLGLVGVLVSGIPVVSDVLRELASLFVFLLTKTAEAASWPPPAAWVVSRPSLILSIAYLGATVALTARTRLWTRIGLAAMIALFCALTVSPPAPRGRLVLSAFDVGHGDALLVTLPDGKHVLVDGGGAGGGSSFDIGERVLLPCLLENGVRRLSAVVVTHTHLDHLGGLFAVVDRLKVDEMWEGSSPVDRPAYFALRRRAERRGVVVRSLEVGQAFELGGAGFEVLASGMPGSSENDQSLVLGLTYAGRRILLTGDVESPAEHRLLASGASLESDVLKVAHHGSRSSSSVAFLAAVAPRLAILSARASPGRPLPSARILHRLRALGIDYLRTDEDGAITVSVDRDGKLEVSTYRGQSS